A genomic segment from Spinacia oleracea cultivar Varoflay chromosome 3, BTI_SOV_V1, whole genome shotgun sequence encodes:
- the LOC130470590 gene encoding uncharacterized protein → MHIFALWHKAFRGDEFKLQFWKIAKAYNMEDYNDALDELEQIDPAAIVAFNRYNPKVFCRAFMNTSMMSDAITNNMAETFNGYIINARTKHLIYMLEDIRSALMQRIVLKRQEMEKSKSVVCPRIQAKLELEKEKATNCDVLPSGDNLFQVRYYLDSLTVNLEARTCSCKKWDIYGYPCCHAVACIYFQHKEAEDFVDEWFKRDVYLKGYSGIIPPCDGERYWPRIESNLDPPPIKIGPGRPRRNRRKDPFEDPKRPGKLTRHGMEMTCNTCQTKGHNKRRFPNRDAQPAHPQEPPAKMARGRPRKDGLPPQQTHVVAATATATQQSTTGHHEATAQPTQLGRGRRMIRGRGSKSRGRGADGGRGGRGGRGGRTTCSREGTSSSRGGRGAGEGTSSRGRGNNRGRGRPKKVPQGFGNDIETD, encoded by the exons ATGCATATTTTTGCCTTATGGCACAAGGCTTTTAGGGGAGATGAATTTAAGCTTCAGTTCTGGAAAATTGCTAAAGCCTACAACATGGAAGATTACAATGATGCATTAGATGAGCTTGAACAGATTGATCCAGCTGCTATTGTGGCTTTCAATAGGTATAACCCTAAGGTTTTTTGTAGAGCATTTATGAACACCTCAATGATGAGTGATGCAATTACAAATAACATGGCAGAAACCTTTAACGGTTATATCATAAATGCAAGAACCAAACATCTAATTTATATGTTGGAGGACATTAGGTCTGCCTTGATGCAAAGGATTGTTCTGAAAAGGCAGGAGATGGAGAAATCTAAGTCTGTAGTTTGTCCTAGGATTCAGGCTAAATTagagttggagaaagagaaggcTACAAATTGTGATGTGTTGCCATCGGGGGATAATCTGTTCCAAGTTAGGTATTATCTAGATAGCTTGACTGTTAATTTAGAGGCTAGGACATGTAGTTGCAAGAAGTGGGATATTTATGGTTATCCTTGTTGCCATGCCGTTGCTTGTATTTATTTCCAACATAAAGAAGCTGAGGACTTTGTGGATGAATGGTTTAAGAGAGATGTGTATTTGAAGGGTTATTCGGGTATAATTCCACCTTGTGATGGTGAGAGGTACTGGCCTAGGATTGAGAGTAACTTGGACCCTCCACCCATCAAAATTGGTCCAGGACGGCCTAGGAGAAATAGAAGGAAAGATCCATTTGAAGACCCGAAGAGGCCGGGAAAGTTAACAAGGCATGGCATGGAGATGACCTGCAACACTTGTCAAACCAAGGGCCACAACAAGAGGAGGTTCCCTAACAGAGATGCTCAACCAGCTCATCCACAAGAACCACCTGCCAAGATGGCAAGGGGAAGGCCTAGGAAGGATGGTCTGCCACCCCAACAAACACATGTTGTTGCTGCTACAGCCACTGCCACACAACAATCAACAACTGGCCACCATGAAGCTACTGCTCAACCTACACAGCTAGGCAGAGGTAGAAGGATGATTAGAGGTAGAGGAAGCAAGTCTAGGGGCAGAGGAGCTGATGGTGGGAGAGGTGGGAGAGGTGGGAGAGGTGGGAGAACAACTTGTTCAAGGGAAGGCACCAGTAGCAGCAGAGGTGGGAGAGGTGCAGGAGAAGGAACATCAAGCAGGGGAAGAGGCAACAATAGGGGAAGAGGTAGACCAAAAAAG GTGCCACAAGGGTTTGGTAATGACATCGAAACCGATTGA